The following are encoded in a window of Solidesulfovibrio magneticus RS-1 genomic DNA:
- the fliD gene encoding flagellar filament capping protein FliD → MSNTVSSYSPITTSGQITYSGLGNGTDFDSMIKKLVQVEQSRITSLQTWKKSWTDKQAAFQELNTQMLTLKTSLEDMDSMDEFMTKAVDSSDSTVVSAVAGAGAENGSHEVVVNRLATAKAMVTATGYASASTDINSSSSDAMFAYTYKGVTYSNTVGANCTLTDLASIINNDPSNPGVKASVSYDGSKYYLQLRGMDTGSTASLVIASNSTLSGFGNSDFSTITSNASAQLKLDGWPTASGSWITRETNSVTDLIPGLTMTLKSTGSATVVTTTDTDAIKEKIETFVEQVNLVRTKIQEISRVDSTTQQASLLTGNYGIQLIDTNLKSAVAGLGVGFDYDQDKYSTLSQLGILTDAEQGSTTEGLLVIDDDVLDAVLASNADAVGQLFAAQYVGRTSSSDFSISSYIKNTTKNGTYKLSYTTDASGKITAATINGHAAMFNSNSNLITGAHGYDEAGMVIRVVDTTPGTHTGEVGLKQGKAGQLSDLLGELTDSQDGPLHILDDNYDDITAMIDDKIAYEQRRISTYASNLRKRFAKVDSMLGTYDQMQSQLESQIKQLSSD, encoded by the coding sequence ATGTCGAACACCGTCAGCAGTTATTCGCCGATCACCACCTCGGGGCAGATCACCTATTCGGGCCTGGGCAACGGTACCGATTTCGATTCGATGATCAAAAAGCTCGTCCAAGTCGAGCAATCACGAATCACGAGCCTGCAGACCTGGAAAAAATCCTGGACCGACAAGCAGGCCGCCTTCCAAGAACTCAACACTCAGATGCTGACCCTCAAGACCAGCCTTGAGGACATGGACAGCATGGACGAGTTCATGACCAAGGCGGTGGATTCCTCGGATTCCACCGTGGTCTCGGCCGTGGCCGGGGCCGGGGCGGAAAACGGTTCCCACGAGGTCGTGGTCAACCGTCTGGCCACGGCCAAAGCCATGGTCACCGCCACCGGCTACGCCAGCGCCTCGACGGACATCAATTCCTCAAGCTCCGACGCCATGTTTGCCTATACCTACAAGGGCGTCACCTATTCCAACACCGTCGGGGCCAACTGCACGCTGACCGATCTGGCCAGCATCATCAATAACGATCCCAGCAATCCCGGGGTCAAGGCCAGCGTTTCCTACGACGGTTCCAAGTATTACCTGCAGCTGCGCGGCATGGACACCGGCTCCACGGCGAGCCTGGTCATCGCCAGCAACTCGACCCTGTCCGGCTTCGGCAACAGCGATTTCAGCACCATCACCTCCAACGCCAGCGCCCAGCTCAAGCTCGACGGCTGGCCGACCGCCTCAGGCTCCTGGATTACCCGGGAAACCAACTCCGTCACGGATCTCATCCCCGGCCTGACCATGACGCTGAAGAGCACCGGGTCCGCCACCGTGGTCACCACCACGGACACCGACGCCATCAAGGAAAAAATCGAGACCTTCGTTGAGCAGGTCAACCTCGTGCGCACGAAGATCCAAGAAATCAGCCGGGTTGACTCCACAACCCAGCAGGCCTCGCTGCTCACCGGCAACTACGGCATCCAGCTCATCGACACCAATCTCAAGAGCGCCGTAGCCGGGCTTGGCGTGGGCTTCGACTACGATCAGGACAAGTATTCCACCCTGTCCCAGCTGGGCATTCTCACCGACGCCGAGCAGGGATCGACCACCGAAGGGCTGCTGGTCATCGACGACGACGTCCTCGACGCCGTACTGGCCTCAAACGCCGACGCCGTGGGCCAGCTCTTTGCCGCCCAGTACGTAGGCCGCACCAGTTCTTCCGATTTTTCCATCTCCTCCTACATCAAGAACACCACCAAGAACGGCACCTACAAGCTCTCCTACACCACGGACGCCAGCGGCAAGATCACCGCCGCCACGATAAACGGTCACGCCGCGATGTTTAACAGCAACTCAAACCTCATCACCGGCGCCCACGGCTATGACGAAGCCGGCATGGTCATCCGGGTCGTGGACACCACCCCCGGCACCCACACCGGCGAAGTCGGCCTCAAGCAGGGCAAGGCCGGACAATTAAGCGATCTGCTCGGGGAACTGACCGACAGCCAGGATGGCCCGCTGCACATTCTCGACGACAACTACGACGACATCACCGCCATGATCGATGACAAGATCGCCTACGAACAGCGGCGAATATCGACCTATGCCAGCAACTTGCGAAAGCGGTTCGCCAAGGTCGATTCCATGCTCGGCACCTACGACCAGATGCAAAGCCAACTTGAGTCACAAATCAAGCAGCTCTCTTCAGATTAA
- a CDS encoding flagellin, which produces MALTINSNLMAANAARNLSNSYSALATSTQRLSSGLRINSAADDAAGLAIRELMRADIASINQGVRNANDAISMIQTADGALQVIDEKLIRMKELAEQASTGTYTSDQRLIIDSEYQAMASEITRIANATDFNGIYLLNGNLSGSTHSGAGINSSGKLKVHFGSGNESSEDYYYVQIGTSTASALGLGIGAASGNDGRSISTQQMAQKALEAINDAIVSKDKIRANLGALQNRLENTISNLQIQSENLQAAESQISDVDVATEMTQFVRNQILTQSAVAMLSQANSMPRMAMQLIGG; this is translated from the coding sequence ATGGCTCTTACCATTAACAGCAATCTGATGGCCGCCAACGCGGCCCGCAACCTGTCCAACTCGTACTCCGCCCTGGCCACCTCGACCCAGCGTCTGTCTTCGGGGCTGCGCATCAACAGCGCCGCCGACGACGCCGCCGGCTTGGCCATTCGCGAGCTCATGCGCGCGGACATCGCTTCCATCAATCAGGGCGTGCGCAACGCCAACGACGCCATTTCCATGATCCAGACCGCGGACGGCGCGCTCCAAGTCATCGACGAAAAGCTCATCCGCATGAAGGAACTGGCCGAACAGGCCTCCACCGGCACCTACACCTCGGACCAGCGCCTCATCATCGACTCGGAATACCAAGCCATGGCCTCGGAAATCACCCGAATCGCCAACGCCACGGACTTCAACGGCATCTATCTGCTCAACGGTAACCTGTCCGGCTCGACCCACAGCGGCGCCGGCATCAATTCCAGCGGCAAGCTCAAGGTGCACTTCGGGTCCGGCAACGAATCTTCGGAAGATTACTACTACGTCCAGATCGGCACTTCCACCGCTTCGGCCCTGGGTCTGGGCATCGGCGCCGCCTCGGGCAACGACGGCCGCAGCATCTCCACCCAGCAAATGGCCCAGAAGGCCCTGGAAGCCATCAACGACGCCATCGTGTCCAAGGACAAGATCCGCGCCAACCTGGGCGCCCTGCAAAACCGCCTGGAGAACACCATCTCCAACCTGCAGATCCAGTCCGAAAACCTCCAGGCCGCCGAGTCCCAGATCTCCGACGTGGACGTGGCCACGGAAATGACCCAGTTCGTGCGCAACCAGATCCTCACCCAGTCGGCGGTGGCCATGCTGTCCCAGGCCAACTCCATGCCTCGGATGGCCATGCAGCTCATCGGCGGTTAA
- a CDS encoding SPOR domain-containing protein, with protein sequence MSMRPLACLLAALCLGLSSGYARAGTDASPAVTALVCGALLRDTVPGEGWPAARDVRLGEAVGAADRGLGCRFVVSGEAGQAPVVVAVRLTRPLPEGGTAQDIWQAAARPGEPAVAAYALVAGLPVAAGEWTLTLIPPGGQPAVARFQVAGRPAEAAASPPAAMPTAPGAKAAVKAAAAAPRPEPALPVAAPQTPPAAPQAAPALPALAAAPVAPAEPGDQTARPVVPTAAQTTTPAAAPAGQANTSAPPSPPPGPAKAEPRPKTPPSPKAEPAAGYLALQTGLFADADNAAAQAAKLRAQGLPACLAMSDKDGKRRYRVLAGRFGDRRAAAAARAEVMAATGVAPLVTPVAASDIPRLRCR encoded by the coding sequence ATGTCCATGCGTCCCCTCGCCTGCCTGCTGGCTGCCTTGTGCCTGGGCCTGTCGTCCGGATACGCCCGGGCCGGGACCGACGCCTCCCCGGCCGTGACCGCCCTGGTGTGCGGGGCGCTTCTCCGGGACACCGTCCCGGGCGAGGGCTGGCCGGCGGCCAGGGATGTGCGCTTGGGCGAGGCCGTGGGCGCTGCGGACCGGGGCCTTGGCTGCCGCTTCGTTGTCTCCGGCGAGGCGGGACAAGCTCCCGTCGTCGTGGCCGTCCGGCTGACGCGGCCATTGCCCGAAGGCGGGACAGCCCAGGACATCTGGCAGGCGGCGGCCCGGCCGGGAGAACCGGCCGTGGCTGCCTACGCCCTGGTTGCCGGCCTGCCCGTGGCCGCCGGGGAGTGGACGCTGACCCTGATCCCGCCGGGCGGCCAGCCGGCCGTGGCCCGCTTCCAGGTGGCCGGCCGGCCGGCCGAGGCCGCCGCGTCGCCGCCGGCCGCCATGCCAACGGCCCCAGGGGCCAAGGCGGCGGTCAAAGCCGCTGCCGCCGCGCCGCGCCCCGAACCCGCGCTCCCCGTGGCCGCGCCCCAGACCCCTCCGGCAGCCCCGCAGGCGGCTCCGGCCCTTCCCGCCCTGGCGGCCGCGCCCGTCGCCCCGGCCGAGCCCGGCGACCAGACGGCCCGGCCGGTCGTCCCGACTGCGGCCCAAACGACCACGCCGGCCGCCGCACCGGCCGGCCAGGCCAACACCTCGGCCCCACCGTCCCCCCCCCCGGGGCCCGCCAAGGCCGAACCGCGCCCCAAAACCCCGCCGTCTCCCAAGGCCGAACCGGCGGCCGGCTATCTGGCCCTGCAAACCGGCCTTTTTGCCGACGCGGACAACGCCGCCGCCCAGGCGGCCAAACTCCGAGCCCAGGGCCTGCCGGCCTGTCTGGCCATGTCGGACAAGGACGGCAAACGCCGTTACCGGGTGCTGGCCGGCCGCTTCGGCGACCGCCGGGCCGCTGCCGCCGCCCGGGCCGAAGTCATGGCCGCCACGGGCGTGGCCCCCCTCGTCACGCCCGTGGCGGCCAGCGACATTCCCCGGCTGCGCTGCCGGTAG
- a CDS encoding response regulator, whose protein sequence is MPNAVKLRAEQAARRYERIVADYFAEGGLAVLCTDDDSFVRQLKYALGALRVDVKTVLREVADYDDVATLAAKIADRLPVPLLVFLERRLRQTACLKTVRTLKTLYGDKIRLVVTTVELSRDELVLTHEIGADSCITKPISANALVEKCAFAVRPNNQLGVLFDRAAALLAAGDLDQAARVAAKAFEIKPDSLKAHLLLGDVALAKGDHAQAESHYKDAARAEKLYIEPLKRLVEVYTQTGDDAKRLACLTRLDELSPLNFERKAVIGEAYLDLGENDKARAFFEEARKVVGKVASDMVSDALMEMAKRIGERDQETALRFVTEAIEAKGEALGPKDLWMFNNRGILLRRQGNWREAAENYRKALSIAPSDAGLRYNLGVAHAEGKDYYTALTHFEEALKLDPDLLLQGPTVGYNIATAYHRCRDLPAAREFLAQTLKRHPGYEPARRLLAHLGQ, encoded by the coding sequence ATGCCCAATGCCGTCAAATTGCGGGCCGAACAAGCGGCCCGACGCTACGAGCGCATCGTGGCCGACTATTTCGCCGAAGGCGGACTGGCGGTCCTTTGCACCGACGACGACAGCTTCGTGCGCCAGCTCAAATACGCCCTGGGCGCCCTGCGCGTGGACGTCAAAACCGTGCTGCGCGAGGTGGCCGACTACGACGACGTGGCCACCCTGGCCGCCAAGATCGCCGATCGGCTGCCCGTCCCCTTGCTGGTCTTTCTGGAGCGCCGCCTGCGCCAGACGGCCTGCTTAAAGACGGTGCGCACCCTCAAAACCCTCTACGGCGACAAGATCCGGCTTGTGGTGACCACGGTGGAGCTTTCCCGGGACGAGCTGGTGCTCACCCACGAGATTGGGGCCGACAGCTGCATCACCAAACCCATTTCGGCCAATGCCCTGGTGGAGAAGTGCGCCTTTGCGGTGCGCCCCAACAACCAGCTCGGGGTGCTGTTCGACCGGGCCGCCGCCCTGCTCGCCGCCGGAGACCTGGATCAGGCCGCGCGGGTGGCGGCCAAGGCCTTCGAGATCAAGCCCGACAGCTTAAAAGCCCACCTGCTTCTTGGCGACGTGGCCCTGGCCAAGGGCGATCACGCCCAGGCCGAAAGCCATTACAAGGACGCGGCCCGGGCCGAGAAGCTTTATATCGAACCCCTCAAGCGCCTGGTCGAGGTCTACACGCAGACCGGCGACGACGCCAAGCGTCTGGCCTGCCTGACCCGCCTGGACGAGCTGTCGCCGCTCAATTTCGAGCGCAAGGCGGTCATCGGCGAGGCGTATCTCGACCTGGGCGAGAACGACAAGGCCCGGGCCTTTTTCGAGGAGGCCCGCAAGGTGGTGGGCAAGGTCGCCTCGGACATGGTCAGCGACGCCCTGATGGAAATGGCCAAACGCATCGGCGAACGCGACCAGGAAACGGCCCTGCGCTTCGTCACCGAGGCCATCGAGGCCAAGGGCGAGGCCCTTGGCCCCAAGGATCTGTGGATGTTCAACAATCGTGGCATCCTGCTGCGCCGCCAGGGCAACTGGCGCGAGGCCGCGGAGAACTACCGCAAGGCCCTGTCCATCGCCCCCAGCGACGCCGGCCTGCGCTACAACCTCGGCGTGGCCCATGCCGAGGGCAAGGACTACTATACCGCCCTGACCCACTTCGAGGAGGCCCTCAAGCTCGATCCCGACCTCCTCCTCCAAGGGCCCACCGTGGGCTACAACATCGCCACGGCCTACCACCGTTGCCGCGATCTGCCCGCTGCCAGGGAATTTTTGGCCCAAACCCTCAAACGCCACCCAGGCTACGAACCGGCCAGGCGCCTGCTGGCCCACCTGGGCCAATGA
- a CDS encoding HD domain-containing phosphohydrolase: MGGKAKILFVDDDPEILATLKRTFRRKYLAETALGPLRGLEVAAEHGPYAVVVADLRMPGLDGLEFFTQLKKLSPETVRIMLTGYADLRAAMDAVNTGHVFRFLAKPCPEEELAESLAAGAALYAQATAERDFLKGALRGIIKLLSDLLALQNPEAFARAMRVRRLVADMARYLGAPDAWRIELAVTLSQLGGLVLPQDLFAKLRRTGDLAGDEARLFARHPGLAGDLLANIPKLDEVAAIIRHQETPHAGAGRDVPLGAKLLKAALDYDVLLTSGRARDQALDALAGREGLYDPQALDALTALAGEREGLERREIPLSALTPGMILEDDVALPHAAVLATSGQMVDAGWLACLEAESLPGDVRCRVLAPPAEDAPPPGLADPELLALLRRVGRAQGSP; encoded by the coding sequence ATGGGCGGCAAGGCAAAAATCCTGTTCGTGGACGACGATCCAGAAATTCTGGCGACCCTTAAACGCACGTTTCGACGCAAGTACCTGGCGGAAACCGCCCTTGGCCCGTTGCGGGGGCTGGAAGTCGCCGCCGAGCACGGCCCCTATGCCGTGGTGGTGGCCGACCTGCGGATGCCGGGCCTGGACGGGCTGGAATTTTTCACCCAGCTCAAAAAACTCTCCCCCGAAACTGTGCGGATCATGCTGACCGGCTACGCCGATCTGCGCGCCGCCATGGACGCCGTCAACACCGGCCACGTCTTCCGGTTCCTGGCCAAGCCCTGCCCCGAGGAGGAGCTGGCTGAATCCCTGGCCGCCGGCGCGGCCCTGTATGCCCAGGCCACGGCCGAGCGCGATTTTCTCAAAGGGGCCCTTCGCGGCATCATCAAATTGCTGTCCGACCTGCTCGCCCTGCAAAACCCCGAGGCCTTCGCCCGGGCCATGCGCGTGCGCCGGCTGGTGGCCGACATGGCCCGCTACCTGGGCGCTCCCGACGCCTGGCGCATCGAGCTGGCCGTCACCCTGTCCCAGCTGGGGGGCCTGGTCCTGCCCCAAGACCTGTTTGCCAAGCTGCGCCGGACAGGCGATCTCGCCGGCGACGAGGCTCGGCTTTTCGCCCGCCACCCGGGCCTGGCCGGGGATTTGCTGGCCAACATTCCCAAGCTTGACGAAGTGGCCGCCATAATCCGCCACCAGGAAACGCCCCACGCCGGAGCCGGCCGGGACGTTCCGCTTGGGGCCAAACTCCTCAAGGCCGCCCTGGATTACGACGTGCTCCTGACCTCGGGCCGCGCTCGGGACCAGGCCCTGGACGCCCTGGCCGGCCGGGAAGGCCTCTACGATCCCCAGGCCCTGGACGCCCTGACCGCCCTGGCCGGGGAGCGGGAAGGACTGGAGCGCCGGGAAATCCCCCTTTCGGCGTTGACCCCGGGCATGATCCTGGAGGATGATGTCGCCTTGCCCCACGCCGCAGTCCTGGCCACGTCCGGCCAGATGGTGGACGCCGGCTGGCTGGCCTGCCTGGAGGCCGAGTCCCTGCCGGGCGACGTCCGCTGCCGGGTGCTCGCACCGCCGGCCGAGGACGCGCCGCCCCCGGGCCTGGCCGACCCCGAACTGCTGGCCCTCTTGCGCCGGGTCGGGCGCGCCCAAGGCTCCCCCTGA
- a CDS encoding two-component system sensor histidine kinase NtrB, whose product MSSDRAETTMPCDAAQREMALAARDIELLLGSIRSILVTLDGHNRVRRFNASAETVFGLTAGSAAGRDFFDLGICWEGPDVRLALEESRRAHAPVRVDEVRCRTAAGEERLLGLTVNPVDPAGDEAPGALILGQDLGEIKARELKAIHERRMQAIGRLAAGIAHEINTPVQYVGYNAGFLDEAFTELLALLQAHGRLLEAVEAGDAPAVAAAAAEARRVAGETDIDYLRQEIPAAIANTRKGIGQVADIVRAMRQMSHPGTGEMLFFDVNASVRDIVAVTRNAWKHVAEVTLDLSPELPLVYGAPHEVSQVLLNVVLNAAQAVEERVAAEPWRHGSILVSSRLVPGFAEIAVADNGPGMDEAVRGRIFDPFFTTKAVGKGTGQGLAISHAVMTRHGGGIDCLSRPGEGTTFFLRFPLEDGQTQHGAA is encoded by the coding sequence GTGAGCTCGGACCGGGCCGAAACAACCATGCCCTGCGACGCGGCCCAGCGGGAAATGGCCCTGGCCGCCCGGGACATCGAGCTGTTGCTCGGCTCCATCCGCTCCATCCTCGTCACCCTGGACGGCCACAACCGCGTGCGTCGTTTCAACGCCAGCGCCGAAACGGTTTTCGGTCTGACGGCCGGGTCCGCAGCCGGCCGGGATTTCTTCGACCTGGGCATTTGTTGGGAAGGCCCGGACGTGCGCCTGGCTCTGGAAGAAAGCCGGCGCGCCCACGCGCCGGTGCGGGTGGACGAGGTGCGCTGCCGCACGGCAGCCGGCGAGGAGCGCCTGCTTGGGCTCACGGTCAACCCCGTGGACCCGGCCGGCGACGAGGCCCCGGGGGCGCTGATTCTCGGCCAGGACCTCGGCGAGATCAAAGCCCGGGAACTCAAGGCCATCCACGAGCGCCGGATGCAGGCCATCGGACGCCTGGCCGCCGGCATCGCCCACGAAATCAACACCCCGGTCCAGTACGTCGGCTACAACGCCGGCTTTCTCGACGAGGCCTTCACCGAACTGCTGGCCCTGCTCCAAGCCCACGGCCGGCTGCTGGAGGCCGTGGAAGCCGGCGACGCCCCCGCCGTGGCCGCCGCCGCCGCCGAGGCCCGGCGCGTGGCCGGGGAAACCGACATCGACTACCTGCGCCAGGAAATCCCGGCCGCCATCGCCAATACCCGCAAGGGCATCGGCCAGGTGGCCGACATCGTGCGGGCCATGCGCCAGATGTCCCACCCCGGAACCGGGGAGATGCTCTTTTTCGACGTCAACGCCAGCGTGCGCGACATCGTGGCCGTCACCCGCAACGCCTGGAAACATGTCGCCGAAGTGACCCTGGACCTTTCCCCCGAGCTGCCCTTGGTGTACGGTGCCCCTCACGAGGTGTCCCAGGTCCTGCTCAATGTGGTGTTAAACGCCGCCCAGGCCGTGGAGGAACGGGTCGCCGCCGAACCCTGGCGGCACGGGAGCATCCTCGTTTCCTCCCGGCTCGTTCCCGGCTTTGCCGAGATTGCCGTGGCCGACAACGGTCCGGGCATGGACGAGGCGGTGCGCGGGCGCATCTTCGACCCCTTTTTCACCACCAAGGCCGTGGGCAAGGGCACCGGCCAGGGGCTGGCCATCAGCCACGCGGTCATGACCCGCCACGGCGGCGGCATCGACTGCCTGTCCCGCCCTGGGGAGGGCACGACATTTTTCCTCCGTTTTCCGCTGGAAGACGGCCAGACGCAACACGGGGCGGCCTGA
- a CDS encoding tetratricopeptide repeat protein — translation MAAVPQPDSPPPKAANEPFRGVFSTQTQAFIGFGATKRKVKQNVQVYAEEQADGSYLLRSLNKHFIPSGKPRRVTREQLLSEYLPEPDLYMNKVVPMMRRARQYVDAGDAHRAEGELLSAEFEYKNALRVDEEHIRATFGLGLTYLDRGELDNARLVCRRIITLEAAFGEEHKHLFNEFGIKMRKHKMYDQALRYYFKAYRLSKTDDHLLYNIARTYFERDKPKLALKFLGMAQAINPAFPEAEALARAIERKALEETPLPSSGRSSARGF, via the coding sequence ATGGCAGCAGTTCCACAACCCGACAGCCCCCCGCCCAAGGCCGCGAACGAGCCTTTTCGCGGCGTTTTTTCCACCCAGACCCAGGCCTTCATCGGCTTCGGCGCGACCAAGCGCAAGGTCAAGCAGAACGTCCAGGTCTATGCCGAGGAGCAGGCCGACGGCTCCTATCTCCTGCGCAGCCTCAACAAGCATTTCATCCCCTCCGGCAAGCCCCGCCGTGTGACCCGGGAACAGCTCCTGTCCGAATACCTGCCCGAGCCCGACCTCTACATGAACAAGGTCGTGCCCATGATGCGCCGGGCCAGACAGTACGTCGACGCCGGCGACGCCCACCGGGCCGAGGGCGAACTCCTGTCGGCCGAATTCGAATACAAAAACGCCTTGCGGGTGGACGAGGAGCACATCCGGGCCACCTTCGGGCTTGGGCTCACCTACCTCGACCGGGGCGAACTGGACAACGCCCGGCTGGTGTGCCGGCGCATCATCACCCTGGAGGCGGCCTTCGGCGAAGAGCACAAACACCTCTTCAACGAATTCGGCATCAAGATGCGCAAGCACAAGATGTACGATCAGGCCCTGCGCTACTATTTCAAGGCTTATCGCTTGAGCAAGACCGACGACCATCTCCTGTACAACATCGCCCGCACCTATTTCGAACGCGACAAACCAAAGCTCGCCCTCAAGTTCCTCGGCATGGCCCAGGCCATCAATCCGGCCTTTCCCGAAGCCGAGGCCCTTGCCCGGGCCATCGAACGCAAAGCCCTGGAAGAGACCCCCCTGCCGTCATCGGGACGGTCCTCGGCCAGAGGCTTCTAA
- a CDS encoding HD domain-containing phosphohydrolase, which yields MDKPCILFVDDDPEILAAYGRALRKRYAVETAAGPEVGLERLAALPDVAVVVSDLRMPGLDGVEFLGRVRELRPDAVRIILTGFADIDVAIAAVNKSKVFSFLTKPCPEEALEEALEAALRQYQLIAAEKELLRGTVRGTIKLLTNLLEMVSPEAFGKSSRVKRLAVDLGAYLGIAEAWRLELAAMLSQIGCAAMPAETLRRAYRGDPLPGDKAYEFAMHPKIAAELVANIPRLREVAEIIAYQEKRYDGGGLPPDALAGERIPLGARILKVALDFDTLTAHYGEKRRSQTPEADALARMRDRDGWYDPEILDALETLATLPDGFEPRQVPTDALAAGMLLDQDVVALGGTLVLGRGLELNAMSIRRLARLDGERGVKGRWRVLVPPPEQLAFAMMLDG from the coding sequence ATGGACAAGCCCTGTATCCTCTTTGTCGATGACGACCCGGAGATCCTGGCCGCATACGGTCGCGCCCTACGCAAACGCTACGCCGTGGAAACGGCGGCCGGACCGGAAGTCGGCCTGGAACGGCTGGCCGCCCTGCCCGATGTGGCCGTGGTGGTCTCGGACCTGCGGATGCCGGGCCTGGACGGCGTGGAGTTCCTGGGCCGTGTCCGGGAGTTGCGCCCCGACGCCGTGCGCATCATCCTCACCGGCTTTGCCGACATCGACGTGGCCATCGCCGCGGTCAACAAAAGCAAGGTTTTCAGCTTCCTGACCAAGCCTTGCCCCGAGGAGGCTCTGGAAGAGGCCCTGGAAGCCGCTTTGCGCCAATACCAGCTCATAGCCGCCGAAAAGGAACTCCTGCGCGGCACCGTGCGCGGCACCATAAAACTCCTGACCAACCTGCTCGAAATGGTCAGCCCCGAGGCCTTCGGCAAATCGTCGCGGGTCAAGCGTCTGGCCGTGGACCTGGGCGCCTACCTGGGAATTGCCGAAGCCTGGCGGCTGGAGCTGGCCGCCATGCTCTCCCAGATCGGCTGCGCCGCCATGCCGGCCGAAACCCTGCGCCGAGCCTATCGCGGCGACCCTCTGCCCGGCGACAAGGCCTACGAATTCGCCATGCACCCCAAGATCGCCGCCGAGCTTGTGGCCAACATCCCCCGTCTGCGTGAAGTCGCCGAGATCATCGCCTATCAAGAAAAACGCTACGACGGCGGCGGGCTGCCTCCCGACGCCCTGGCCGGGGAGCGCATTCCCCTTGGCGCGCGCATCCTCAAGGTCGCCCTGGATTTCGACACCCTGACCGCCCACTACGGCGAGAAGCGGCGTTCCCAAACCCCCGAGGCCGACGCCCTGGCCCGCATGCGCGACCGCGACGGCTGGTACGACCCGGAAATCCTGGATGCCCTGGAAACCCTGGCCACCCTGCCCGACGGCTTCGAACCGCGCCAAGTGCCCACCGATGCCCTGGCCGCCGGGATGCTGCTCGACCAGGACGTGGTCGCCCTGGGCGGAACCCTGGTCCTTGGCCGTGGCCTGGAACTCAACGCCATGTCCATCCGCCGCCTGGCCCGGCTTGACGGCGAACGCGGCGTCAAGGGCCGCTGGCGGGTGCTGGTGCCGCCCCCGGAACAACTGGCCTTTGCCATGATGCTTGATGGCTAG